The Saccharopolyspora gloriosae genome window below encodes:
- a CDS encoding cation:proton antiporter: MHDTAISLIELGAVFFGLGVLGRLAWKIGISPIPLYLIGGIAFGTGGLIPLHGIEPFTHLASEIGVVLLLLLLGLEYSAGELVTGLRRSWLAGLVDLVLNSAPGAIVALLLGWGPIGALTMAGVTYISSSGIIAKVLGDLGRLGNRETPVVLSILVFEDLAMALYLPILTAVLGGVSLLGGLTAVGVSLIVISIVLVVALKFGRYVSALIDSPDPEVFLLRLLGSALLVAGIASELQVSAAVGSFLLGIAISGSTAQNATRMLEPLRDLFAAVFFVVFGLNTDPSQIPPVLGFALLLAVVTAITKIGTGWFAARSQGIGKMGRARAGAALVARGEFSIVIAGLAVGSGAVSGELAALATAYVLLMAILGPVAARVVEPVARLLVSRKPQTQS, encoded by the coding sequence GTGCACGACACGGCGATCTCCCTCATCGAACTGGGAGCGGTGTTCTTCGGTCTCGGGGTATTAGGCCGCCTCGCCTGGAAAATCGGCATCTCGCCGATCCCGCTTTACCTCATAGGTGGAATCGCTTTCGGCACCGGCGGACTGATACCGCTGCACGGGATCGAACCGTTCACGCATCTAGCCTCCGAAATAGGCGTGGTGCTGCTCTTGCTCCTACTCGGGCTGGAGTACTCGGCTGGCGAACTCGTCACGGGGCTCCGGCGTTCCTGGCTTGCCGGTCTGGTCGATCTGGTGCTGAACTCGGCCCCCGGCGCGATCGTCGCCCTGCTGCTGGGCTGGGGTCCGATCGGCGCGCTGACCATGGCGGGCGTCACCTACATCTCTTCTTCCGGCATCATCGCGAAAGTCCTCGGCGACCTCGGCCGGCTCGGTAACCGCGAAACGCCGGTCGTGCTGTCGATCCTGGTTTTCGAGGACTTGGCGATGGCGCTCTACCTCCCGATCCTCACGGCGGTCCTGGGCGGGGTGAGCCTGCTCGGCGGGCTGACCGCCGTCGGCGTCTCGCTGATCGTGATCTCGATCGTGCTCGTCGTCGCTTTGAAGTTCGGCCGCTACGTCTCCGCGCTGATCGACAGCCCCGATCCGGAGGTGTTCCTGCTGCGGCTGCTGGGTTCGGCCCTGCTGGTCGCGGGCATCGCCTCGGAGTTGCAGGTCTCGGCCGCGGTCGGTTCGTTCCTGCTCGGCATCGCGATCTCCGGTTCCACCGCGCAGAACGCGACCCGGATGCTGGAGCCGCTGCGCGACCTGTTCGCCGCGGTGTTCTTCGTGGTCTTCGGGCTCAACACCGATCCGTCGCAGATCCCGCCGGTGCTCGGGTTCGCCCTGCTGCTGGCCGTGGTCACCGCGATCACGAAGATCGGTACCGGCTGGTTCGCCGCCCGTTCCCAGGGCATCGGCAAGATGGGCCGCGCCCGGGCCGGCGCGGCGCTCGTCGCCCGCGGTGAGTTCTCGATCGTCATCGCCGGGCTCGCCGTCGGTTCCGGCGCCGTCTCCGGCGAACTCGCCGCCCTGGCCACCGCGTACGTCCTGCTCATGGCCATCCTGGGTCCGGTCGCGGCTCGCGTCGTCGAGCCCGTCGCCCGGCTGCTCGTCTCGCGGAAGCCGCAGACCCAGTCCTGA
- a CDS encoding pseudouridine synthase, with amino-acid sequence MSEHRAPASSSAADSQPEGIRLQKVLSRAGVASRRAAEGMITQGRIEVDGEVVTELGRRVDPQTSVIHVDGSRVVVNEDVQHLLLNKPQGILCSMSDDKGRPCIGDYLRERDGKLFHVGRLDVDTEGLLLITNDGELAHRLMHPSYQVLKTYLAEVPGPIAKDLGKQLRSGVQLEDGPVKVDKFRLVDVNEGRALVEVVLHEGRKHVVRRMLEQVGHPVRRLVRTAIDEVKLTSERPGAIRKLDRKEVGALYRAVGM; translated from the coding sequence ATGTCTGAACACCGTGCCCCGGCTTCTTCGTCCGCTGCGGATTCGCAGCCGGAGGGCATCCGGCTGCAGAAGGTGCTGTCCCGCGCGGGGGTGGCTTCGCGTCGCGCCGCGGAGGGCATGATCACCCAAGGCCGCATCGAGGTGGACGGCGAGGTCGTCACCGAGCTCGGACGCCGGGTGGACCCGCAGACGTCGGTGATCCACGTGGACGGTTCCAGGGTGGTCGTCAACGAGGACGTGCAGCACCTGCTGCTGAACAAGCCGCAGGGCATCCTGTGCTCCATGTCCGATGACAAGGGGCGGCCCTGCATCGGCGACTACCTGCGGGAGCGCGACGGCAAGCTGTTCCACGTGGGGCGGCTGGACGTCGACACCGAGGGCCTGCTGCTGATCACGAACGACGGCGAGCTGGCGCACCGGCTGATGCACCCGTCGTACCAGGTGCTCAAGACGTACCTGGCGGAGGTGCCGGGGCCGATCGCGAAGGACCTGGGCAAGCAGCTGCGCTCCGGGGTGCAGCTCGAGGACGGTCCGGTGAAGGTCGACAAGTTCCGGCTGGTCGACGTCAACGAGGGTCGTGCGCTGGTCGAGGTCGTCCTGCACGAGGGGCGCAAGCACGTGGTGCGGCGGATGTTGGAGCAGGTCGGGCACCCGGTGCGGCGCCTGGTGCGCACCGCGATCGACGAGGTGAAGCTGACGAGCGAGCGTCCCGGCGCGATCCGCAAGCTGGACCGCAAGGAGGTCGGCGCGCTCTACCGGGCCGTCGGCATGTGA
- the scpB gene encoding SMC-Scp complex subunit ScpB: protein MRAVNDDASGAEPQVEQERAAEDLAESGTAVPEAAGQEPAAEAAEQPRADAPGAPVSRTPPDLTADEALDSALEALLLVVDVPAGEELLADTLEQPVARIRTALQRLAQGYEQSERGIDLRRVGEGWRFYTRETYAPYVERYLLDGQRAKLTRAALETLAVISYRQPVTRARVAAVRGVNVDGVIRTLVGRGLVEEAGTDPETGGFLYCTTELFLERLGLSSLKDLPPLAPLLPEVDTIDDV, encoded by the coding sequence GTGAGGGCAGTGAACGACGACGCTTCCGGCGCGGAGCCCCAGGTCGAGCAGGAACGGGCTGCGGAGGACCTCGCCGAGTCCGGCACCGCCGTGCCCGAGGCGGCCGGGCAGGAGCCCGCGGCTGAGGCGGCCGAGCAGCCTCGCGCGGATGCGCCGGGCGCCCCGGTGTCGCGCACGCCGCCGGACCTGACCGCGGACGAGGCCTTGGACTCGGCGTTGGAGGCGCTGCTGCTCGTGGTCGACGTTCCGGCTGGGGAGGAGCTGCTGGCCGACACCTTGGAGCAGCCGGTCGCCCGGATCCGCACTGCGCTGCAGCGGCTGGCGCAGGGCTACGAGCAGTCCGAGCGGGGCATCGACCTGCGCCGAGTCGGTGAGGGCTGGCGCTTCTACACCCGCGAGACCTACGCGCCGTACGTCGAGCGGTACCTGCTGGACGGGCAACGGGCGAAGCTGACCCGGGCGGCTTTGGAGACGCTCGCGGTGATCTCGTACCGGCAGCCGGTGACCCGTGCGCGGGTGGCGGCGGTACGCGGTGTCAACGTCGACGGCGTCATCCGTACCCTGGTGGGGCGCGGCCTTGTCGAGGAGGCCGGTACCGACCCGGAGACCGGCGGGTTCCTGTACTGCACGACGGAGCTGTTCTTGGAACGGCTCGGACTGTCGTCGCTGAAGGATCTTCCGCCGCTGGCTCCCTTGTTGCCTGAAGTGGATACGATCGACGATGTCTGA
- a CDS encoding segregation/condensation protein A, with protein MQDRAEAETAPVEPGPAGAPDEAQPSGRFTVRLDNFEGPFDLLLQLISQHQMDVTEVALHKVTDEFIAYTKALGEHWNLDETTEFLVVAATLLDLKAARLLPAAEVEDEDDLALLEARDLLFARLLQYRAYKQVAALFSELEAGALRRYPRSVALEPRFEGLLPEVMIGVGPQRLAEIAAAVFRPKPPPSVSLDHIHQHQVSVREHAAMLRVRLAELGAADFSTLVEDCEHTVEIVARFLALLELFREKVLAFEQEDPLGDLLVRWVGGSLEEARATAEADRRSADDEEYG; from the coding sequence GTGCAGGACCGGGCCGAAGCCGAGACCGCGCCCGTCGAACCGGGTCCCGCCGGTGCGCCGGACGAGGCGCAGCCCTCCGGTCGCTTCACGGTGCGGCTGGACAACTTCGAGGGCCCGTTCGACTTGCTGCTGCAGTTGATCTCCCAGCACCAGATGGACGTCACCGAGGTCGCACTGCACAAGGTGACCGATGAGTTCATCGCCTACACCAAGGCCTTAGGGGAGCACTGGAACCTCGACGAGACCACCGAGTTCTTGGTCGTAGCGGCGACGTTGCTGGACCTGAAGGCCGCGCGGTTGCTGCCTGCCGCGGAGGTGGAGGACGAGGACGACCTGGCGTTGCTGGAGGCGCGCGACCTGCTGTTCGCGCGGTTGTTGCAGTACCGGGCGTACAAGCAGGTCGCGGCGCTGTTCAGCGAGCTGGAGGCCGGAGCGCTGCGGCGCTATCCGCGGTCGGTGGCGCTCGAACCGCGCTTCGAGGGGTTGTTGCCCGAGGTGATGATCGGGGTCGGCCCGCAGCGGCTGGCCGAGATCGCCGCCGCGGTCTTCCGGCCGAAACCACCGCCTTCGGTGTCGCTGGACCACATCCACCAGCACCAGGTGTCGGTGCGGGAACACGCGGCGATGTTGCGGGTGCGGCTGGCGGAGCTGGGCGCCGCGGACTTCTCGACGCTGGTGGAGGACTGCGAGCACACGGTGGAGATCGTGGCTCGTTTCCTGGCGTTGCTGGAGTTGTTCCGGGAGAAGGTGCTCGCCTTCGAGCAGGAGGATCCGCTGGGGGATCTGCTGGTGCGGTGGGTCGGCGGCAGCCTGGAAGAGGCGCGGGCGACGGCCGAGGCGGACCGGCGGAGTGCGGACGACGAGGAATACGGGTGA
- a CDS encoding ParA family protein, whose amino-acid sequence MSTPQPSAEGRSRGAVDLSIAPHKPSASGGEAELSPDGNVGPTGRPRRHIPEPPLLDRHGPASVLAMCNQKGGVGKTTSTINLGAALAEYGRRVLLVDFDPQGALSVGLGVQPHQLDQTIYNVIMERAVDVRDVVMSTTVEGMDLLPSNIDLSAAEVQLVAEVGREQTLQRVLFPAMKEYDFILVDCQPSLGLLTVNALAAADGVIIPLECEFFSLRGVALLIDTIEKVQERLNPKLEISGILATMFDPRTLHSREVMARVVEAFGDVVFDSVINRTVRFPETTVAGEPITRWAPRSAGAQAYRSLAREVIAR is encoded by the coding sequence ATGTCGACACCGCAGCCCTCCGCCGAAGGGCGGTCCCGGGGCGCGGTCGACCTGAGCATCGCCCCGCACAAGCCGTCGGCTTCGGGTGGTGAAGCCGAGTTGTCGCCCGACGGGAACGTCGGCCCGACCGGCAGGCCGCGCAGGCACATTCCGGAACCGCCGCTGCTGGACCGGCACGGTCCCGCTTCGGTGCTCGCCATGTGCAACCAGAAGGGCGGCGTCGGCAAGACGACGTCGACGATCAACCTGGGTGCCGCGCTCGCCGAGTACGGGCGCCGGGTGCTGCTGGTGGACTTCGACCCGCAGGGCGCGCTCTCGGTCGGCCTGGGAGTGCAGCCGCACCAGCTGGACCAGACGATCTACAACGTGATCATGGAACGGGCGGTGGACGTCCGCGACGTCGTGATGTCCACGACCGTCGAGGGCATGGACCTGCTGCCCAGCAACATCGACCTGTCGGCCGCCGAGGTGCAGCTGGTCGCCGAGGTCGGTCGTGAGCAGACGCTGCAGCGCGTGCTGTTCCCGGCGATGAAGGAGTACGACTTCATCCTGGTCGACTGCCAGCCGTCGCTGGGCTTGCTGACGGTGAACGCGCTCGCCGCCGCCGACGGCGTGATCATTCCGCTGGAGTGCGAGTTCTTCAGCCTCCGCGGCGTCGCCCTGCTGATCGACACGATCGAGAAGGTGCAGGAACGGCTGAATCCGAAGCTCGAGATCAGCGGCATCCTGGCGACGATGTTCGACCCGCGCACCCTGCACTCGCGCGAGGTGATGGCGCGGGTGGTGGAGGCGTTCGGCGATGTCGTGTTCGACAGCGTGATCAACCGGACGGTGCGGTTCCCGGAGACCACGGTGGCGGGTGAGCCGATCACCAGGTGGGCGCCGCGCTCGGCGGGGGCGCAGGCCTACCGCTCGCTGGCTCGTGAGGTGATCGCGCGGTGA